In the Blastocatellia bacterium genome, GCCTGCGGCGGCTGAACCAGCGGATGGAACCGATGGCCCTGCGGGCCACGGCTCACCCGCCGCCCCGTTAGCTGGCCAGGAAAACAGCTGTTCACAACACACTAAACAGGAGGTGCAATATGGAAAAGGCGGAACTGAAGAGTTTCGGAAAGCCAGATGAGGTTCGAGAATTTCCAAAGGGCCGTCTGGAACTGATCAAGATCGGCGGAGCGACGGTGGGCCGCGCCATCTTCGAGCCGGGGTGGAGATGGGCGACCTCGGTCCAGCCCCTGGCGAACACCAAGAGCTGCGAAGCTCCACACTTTCAGTATCACGTGTCAGGAGTGCTGAAGATCCGAATGGATGACGGCGCCGAGTTTGAGTGCCGCCCGGGAGACGTCTCGCTCCTTCCATCGGGTCACGATGCGTGGGTCATCGGCGATGAACCTGCGGTCGTCGTGGACTTCCAGGGAATGATTGACTACGCGAAGACCCGGTAGAATGCAGATCAGTTTTCGTATATAGCGCATAGCACCCGCTAACAACCGGTTGCAGCGGACGGTCCGCTATGCGGCCCGCCGCTGAACCGGACCGTTCACCCGACCGCACGCGGTTGGGTGAACGGGGCGGCGGGTGAGCCGCGCTGGTTGCAGCCGCCTGCGGCGGCTGAACCAGCGGATGGAACCGATGGCCTTGCGGGCCACGGCTCACCCGCCGCCCCGTTCGGCGCAACTCTTGAAGCCACACAGCAGAATAGAATGGAGTGAAGAAAGATGGCGAGAGCCTTTAACGTTATTATCGAACGTGACTCTGAAGGTTACTATGTGGCCACTGTCCCTGAATTGCCTGGCTGTCATACACAAGCCAAATCGCTGGATACGTTGATGAAACGCATTCAAGAAGCGATTGAGTTATGCCTGGAAGTCGAAGGCGAAACAGTCTCGCCTCCAGAATTCATAGGCGTTCAACGTATCTTGGTTGAAGCA is a window encoding:
- a CDS encoding cupin domain-containing protein encodes the protein MEKAELKSFGKPDEVREFPKGRLELIKIGGATVGRAIFEPGWRWATSVQPLANTKSCEAPHFQYHVSGVLKIRMDDGAEFECRPGDVSLLPSGHDAWVIGDEPAVVVDFQGMIDYAKTR
- a CDS encoding type II toxin-antitoxin system HicB family antitoxin, giving the protein MARAFNVIIERDSEGYYVATVPELPGCHTQAKSLDTLMKRIQEAIELCLEVEGETVSPPEFIGVQRILVEA